TTGTGAATGCTGACAACACAAAACTAAAGTCAGAGCCTAATCTAGGATCATTGTGTAAATTTTATTGAAGAGGTTAAATCAATATATGCCCTATACCACAGAAGATGGCGGAAGAGTTAATAATTTTGCCAATGAGCCTAAAGTTTATAAAGCTGAACCTCCTACCGATAGCGAAAAAAGAAACTATTTAATCCTTGGAGTTGTTTCTGCCCTCTTGGTTGCAGGGGGAATTGCGATCGCCTTTTACGCCTCCGCTAACGCTCCTGTGTCATAACTTGAGTTTGTAATCAAGTAAATGTCTCTGTGAATCTGGAAAAAACATAAACTACAACGATAAACGATAAGATGAAATAAGACAGTAATAATTCTTTACCATCATTAATAAAAATATGTTTTTATTTGGACTCGGAGACAAAAAATTAACCCTACCTAAACCAGAAGAAGCTCTCAAAGGTAGAGACAAAAAAATGCCTCTACCCTCCAAGCATTTCGTCAACGGCAACCCTTTCAAAACCGAATATCCTGCCCAGATGGAAAAAGCCCTATTCGGTATGGGTTGTTTTTGGGGTGCCGAGAGAAAATTTTGGCAACTAGAAACAGGAATTTACCTTACTGCCGTAGGTTATGCCGCAGGTTATACCCCCAACCCCACCTATGAAGAAGTCTGTAGCGGTTTGACAGGGCATAACGAAGTGGTATTGGTAGTTTATGATCCTCAAATCATTAGTTACGAAACCCTCCTCAAAGTATTTTGGGAAAATCATGACCCCACCCAAGGTATGCGTCAAGGTAACGACAAAGGCACTCAATACCGCTCAGGAATTTACACCTATTCCGCCGAACAAAAAGAACTTGCCCAAAAATCCAAACAACTTTATCAACAAGAATTAAACCAAGCAGGATACGGAGAAATCACTACCGAAATCCTTGACGCTCCAGAGTTTTACTTCGCCGAAGGCTACCATCAACAATACCTCGCTAAAAATCCTAACGGTTACTGTGGTTTAGGGGGTACAAAAATATCTTTCCCCGAAGTTTCCTTAATCAAAAATTAGCTTATAGGTAGTTCACAAATATCAACAATTGTGAACCTTTATCCAGAAAGAGATCTTTTTAAGTTAACCTGATAATAAACCGTTATTTTTCTTTGAAATAAATTCGAGGTCGTATGTCTGATCTAAATCGTGGCATCATGAAATTTGAAGGTGCTGACAAGCCTATTATCGTTGGCATTTCTGCCTTTCTCATACTCGGCAGTATCACCGCATTAATCATCTGGGCGCTAAATTCTGCCTATGCCATAATGTAATTCCATGGCGATAAATACAAGGGGGTTAAACCCCTTGTTAATTATTACCCTTAATCTCAATCCAGAAAACAATAAAAATAAAAAATTGTCCAATGGTTAATGATCAAAAAATTAATGATAAAGGGTTTTTGTAATTTTCAGTATCCGAAAAACTAAAACAAAATCATAGAGATTGATAGATAACAAAAGTGATTTTTTTCAAACCTAGTGAAATAGTTTGTTTAGATAATCAAAATAAATCATTATATTGTGAAATTATTGATGTTATAACGCAACAAAATAAATGCTGGGTACGCCCTCTTATGTTAGTTAATTTTACAGAACAAAACGAGTATGAAAGGGCTGTAAACAATATAGAAGATTTACGTTTCACATCGGATTTATTATGGAGTACCCAACATTTTCGCCCCGTATTTGATACTGAATATATTACCTTTTGTTGTCAATTACCTGAATTTGAATTTGACGATAAAAAGATATTAAATGCCAAAAAAATTCTCAGACATTTTATTCAGGATTTATGGCTATTTAATAGTAAATAGATTATAAAAATAAAACAATCTAAAAAAGGATAACTCTTTATTATCTCCCATACATTAGCTTAATGGGGCAACTTGTTTATATAATGTAACGCTATGATATAATCAACTAGGATATTTCAAAACCTTGAAAACATAGATATAGACAGAAAGTAATCATCAAGCCAAAGCTCAAAACTAAAAGTCTATAATCGTTGAAAATCAAGACTATGAACAATGTTGCAACTGGCTAGTCTGCAACAATTTTTTAACTCAATCACCTAAAAAAATAAAACAAAATTTAGGTAAAAAAACATAAGCTGTATATTTATAGATAAATTATGAAAAAGGACCTCGCTCGATATAGAAATATTGGGATTTTTGCCCACGTTGATGCTGGAAAAACCACTACTACAGAAAGAATCCTAAAATTAACTGGTAAAATTCATAAACTTGGCGAAGTACATGATGGTGCCGCTACCACCGACTTTATGGAACAGGAGCAGGAGCGAGGAATCACCATTCAATCCGCCGCTACAAGTTGTTTCTGGAAAGATCATCAGTTCAATATTATTGACACCCCCGGACACGTAGATTTTACCATCGAGGTATATCGTTCTCTTAAAGTATTAGATGGTGGTATTGGAGTATTCTGTGGCTCTGGTGGGGTTGAACCTCAGTCTGAAACCAACTGGCGTTATGCTAACGATTCTAAGGTTTCTCGTATCATTTATGTGAACAAATTAGACCGTACTGGGGCTGATTTTTATAGTGTTGTTAAGCAGGTAAAAGAAATTCTGGCGGCGACTCCTTTGGTAATGGTATTACCCATCGGTATTGAAACCGAATTTAAAGGGGTTGTGGATTTATTAACCCGTAAGGCTTGGATTTGGGATGATTCTGGGGATCCTATGAATTACACCATCGAGGATGTTCCTGCGGATATGGAAGAAGATGTAGAAATGTACCGTGAGCAGTTAATTGAGACTGCGGTGGAACAAGATGAAGCATTAATGGAAAAATATCTCGAAGGTGAAGAAATTTCCATCGAAGATATTAAGCGTTGTATCCGTAAAGGTACCCGTGATCTTGCTTTCTTCCCTACCTATTGCGGTTCTTCTTTCAAAAATAAAGGGGTGCAGTTAGTTTTAGATGCGGTGGTTGATTATTTACCTGCCCCTAATGAAGTTAATCCTCAGCCCATTGTAGATTTAGAAGGTAACGAAACTGGTGAATTTGCCAAAGTTGATGCTGATGAGCCTTTCAGAGCTTTAGCGTTCAAGATTATGGACGATCGCTACGGTGCGCTTACTTTTACTCGTATTTATTCTGGTATCCTCGAAAAGGGTACAACTGTATTAAATACTGCTACTGGTAAAACCGAGCGTGTGGGTAGAATTGTGGAAATGCACGCTAATGATCGTATTGAGATTGATCAAGCCCAAGCAGGGGACATTGTGGCGATCGTGGGTATGAAAAATATCCAAACTGGTCATACCATTTGTGATCCTAACAATCCCGCTACCCTTGAGCCTATGGTATTCCCTGAGCCTGTAATCTCCATTGCCATCAAACCTACCCAAAAAGGTGGTAATGAAAAAATGGGTATGGCTCTTAGTAAAATGGTTCAAGAAGATCCTTCTTTCTATGTGGAAACTGACCAAGAAAGCGGTGAAACCATTATTAAAGGGATGGGTGAATTACACCTTGATATTAAGGTGGACATCCTCAAACGTACCCATGGGGTAGAGGTAGAAGTTGGTAAACCTCAAGTGGCTTACCGTGAATCTATTACCAAGGTAATTAATGATAGTTATACCCACAAGAAACAGTCTGGTGGTTCTGGACAGTTTGGACGTATTGACTACACCATCGAACCGGGCGAACCTGGTACTGGATTCCAGTTTGAGTCTAAGGTGACAGGTGGTAATGTTCCCCGTGAATTTTGGCCTGCGGTTAATAAAGGTTTTGAAAGCAGTATCGAAAAAGGTGTGTTAGCTGGTTATCCTTGTGTGGATCTCAAGGTTACTTTAACTGATGGTGCTTTCCACCCTGTGGATTCTAGTGCGATCGCCTTTGAAATTGCAGCTAAAGCGGGTTATCGTCAATCTATTCCTAAAGCTGGGCCCCAAATCCTTGAGCCTATTATGAATGTGGACGTCTTCACCCCTGAAGATCACATCGGGGATGTAATCGGTGATCTTAACCGTCGTCGTGGTATGATCAAGTCTCAAAATACTACTCCTATGGGTGTAAGAATCAAGGCTGAAGCTCCTTTGAGTGAGATGTTTGGTTATATTGGTGATTTACGTACTATGACTTCTGGACGTGGTCAATTCTCCATGGAATTTTCTCATTATGCACCTTGTCCTAAGAATATCGCTGATGAGGTAATCAAGGAAGCTAAAGAGCGTGAATTGGCTTTGGCTAAATAATCAAAATTATTTTTAATTAAATAGTTTTTCTAGGGTGGGCATTGCCCACCTTTTTTGTGCCAAATAATCCTAATTTTGTTTCCTCAATTCTTGATCTTTGTGAGGTTGATAAAATTAGTATTATGGTTGGTAATTAATCTTAATAATAGTCTCTTAATTTTTGGAATATTCTCGTAATTATAGGTAAAATTAGGTTAAGTTAAGTAAAATTTTATCCTTGAATCAGCTGATTTTTGCTATAAATAAATCTATACTATTTATGGTAATTTTTATTTTTTATTGTTGTTTTTAGGTATTAAAAATGAATGATGAGCAGGATAACTTACAGTCTTTGAGTCGTATTCAAATTTTAGTTTTTATGGGGGTGACGGCGGTTATTTTTTTATTAATCGCCCAGATTTGGCATCGAGCAGGATCGATCGCCCTTATCCCTGTAGAATTTAATTTATCAGCTATCATTACAGGGATATTATTGGCCATGGGGGTACTATTAGCTAGTACCGTGTTAACCAAGTTTTGGACTCCCTACCGTCTCAGTGCCGAAAAATATCTCAATTTAATTGTCTCCCCCTTATTAATTCCCGATTTGATTTGGGTGGGTTTGTTACCGGGATTGAGTGAAGAGTTATTATTTCGGGGGGTGATGATTCCTGCCTTTGGTTATGGCTATGGGGCGATCGCCATTTCTAGTATTTTATTCGGTGTCTTACATCTAAGTGATACCCAAAACTGGCACTATGTCCTATGGGCGATCGTCATTGGCTTTGTTTTGGGCTATAGTGCCTATGCCACAGATAATCTCTTAGTACCTATTACCGCCCATATTTTGATTAATTTTAGCTCCAGCCTCATTTGGAAATTGAAGCAAAATAGAGAGTTACAATAGGGTATCAAATATAATTACAAATCAAGAATGCAACTACACCAATCCACCTGGCAAGAAGTCGAAACATATTTATCCCAGTCTAAAGGTATTATCATCCCCATCGGCTCCACCGAACAACATGGCCCCACAGGATTAATCGGTACTGATGCCATCTGTGCAGAAAAAGTTGCCCATGGTGTGGGTGAAGAAGCATCCGCCATGGTAGCCCCCACCATAAATGTCGGTATGGCATTACATCATACCGCCTTTCCTGGTACCATCAGCCTACGTCCTAGTACCATGATTGTGTATATAAAAGACTATCTAACTTCCCTAGCAAGGGCAGGATTTCAACGTTTCTTTTTCATTAATGGTCATGGGGGAAATATTGCCACCCTCAAAGCCACTTTTTCCGAATGTTATGATCACTTTGCCACTCTGAACATTCCTGAACAGGAAAAGATAAAATGTACCGTGGCTAATTGGTTTATGATCCGAGATGTGTATATGTTAGCCAAAGAGTTGTACGGTGATCAAGAAGGTTCCCATGCTACCCCCTCAGAGGTGGCTTTAACCCAGTTTGTTTACCCTGAGATGATCAAAACCGCCCCCCTAGAAAAAGAGGTGGCAAAAGGACATCCTATTTATGGAGCGAGTAACTTTCGCAGGTGCTACCCTGATGGTAGAATGGGATCAAATCCCAGTTTAGCGACACCAGAACATGGTCAAAGATTTTATGAGTTGGCGGTTAAAAATTTAACTCAAAGTTATCTGGAATTTATTAGTTAAACGGGTTAAGGTACGTTAATTTTTTAGATTTAAGTATAAATGAAATCATATTTGGCGGCGGCAGTTTGCATGACAAGCACTCCTGATGTGGAGGCAAATCTCAATCAGGCAGAGGAATTAATTGAGTTGGCGGTTAATCAGGGGGCAAAATTGATTGGTTTGCCCGAAAATTTCTCTTTTTTAGGTAGAGATGAGGATAAAATTGCCCAAGTGGAAACTATTGCCACCAAAAGCGAAAAGTTTTTGATTCGTATGGCACAACGTTTTCAAGTTACTATCCTTGGCGGAGGTTTTCCTACTCCCCTCAAGGGCGATCGCACCAAGGCTTATAATACTGCTATGCTGGTGGATGCCAATGGCATGGAATTAGCTCGTTATAACAAAGTCCATCTATTTGATGTTAATGTACCTGACGGGAACAATTATCAAGAATCGAAAACCGTTATGGCAGGGGATGCCTTACCCCCTGTATATGACGGAAAAGACTTAGGAAAAATAGGGCTTTCCATCTGTTATGATGTTCGCTTTCCCGAAGTATTTCGCCATCTTTCCCGTCAGGGTGCCGAAGTAATGTTTATTCCTGCCGCCTTTACCGCTTATACTGGCAAGGATCATTGGCAAGTTTTATTACAGGCAAGAGCCATCGAAAATACTTGTTATGTGGTGGCGCCAGCGCAAACGGGAAATCATTATGCTCGTCGTTGTAGCCATGGTCATGCGGTGGTAGTAGACCCTTGGGGTGGTATCATTGCCAGTACAGGCTCTCAAATTGGAGTTGCCATTGGAGAAATTAATCCCCAACGTCTTCAACAGGTACGTTTACAAATGCCTAGTTTACAACATCGGGTTTTTAATTAGGGTAAATATTGGGTGTTAGGTTTAAGGGTTAAATAACCTGAGTTCGGGATAACATTTTCTAGTTAAGGCAGGCAATAGGGAATAGGCAATGGGCAATAGTGAAGTGAATATTTTTCACCATTTCTAGGTGTTATTTAGCAATTTAAAAACCGCCGTAAACTTTTCACCGTCAAGGCTGACACTAAACAATACTCATAATTATTATCCCGAATTGAGGTTAAATAGGATTTGTTCAAAATTATTACCCATTGCCAAAAGTAGTTTTGAACCATGGTAAAATGTATTTTAGGATCATAAAAATTACCATCATTGATAACATAAAAAAGCCCATGAGGAGAGGATAAAAATTGATTGTCCACAGGGTAACTAATGTTATTCCTAAAAAAGCTCCCAATAATTCCCCGATTCTTTTCTTTATTCCCCAAGGGATTATATTAATTTGATTATTCTTAGTTGTGATTTTAATTCTTGCAAAACTGTTAAACCATACTTGGCTTAACAATACTATTATTGATCCTAGATTCAGGGCAAAAAAACAATAATAAAATCCTACCAACTCAAGGGCGATCGTTATCCATAAAACGTTAAAATAAAAAGAAAGACGATAATTATTACACTGTGTTTTAGCTAAAAAATAATCAGTTAAATCCACAATTGCCATGCGACATTGTTCCATACAAAAAAGCATCAACCCCAAACAAAGAAGACGATAAGATAAATCTCTCCCCTCAAACAACCTTATCGCTAAACCTGAAAAAGCTGGAAAAAAAAGGAAGAAAATAGTAACTTTAATTAATAAGACTTGCACCAACTAAAAGATAAAATACTCGTTAAACAGCATCTAATCTATCATAGGTAATATCAAAAATGAACTTAGATACTATCATCCATAGTCCACCTGCAGGGCAAGAAACTAAATATATTTTTGTCCTCCTTCATGGCTGGGGGGCAAATTATCATGATTTATCCTCCCTACCTCCACTCCTAGACTTACCCCATTGTCAATACATTTTTCCCAATGCCCCCTATGCCCATCCTCAAGTACCAGAAGGAAAAGCATGGTATGCCCTTGAAAACAACAATCATGGCATCAAAGAAAGTGTAGATACTTTTTATCGTTGGTTACTTACCCTCGAAGATACAACCAATATACCCCTAAATAAAACCATTGTGGGTGGTTTTTCCCAAGGAGGTGCCATGAGTTTAGATGTTGGTTTACAGTTACCCGTTGCAGGAGTATGCAGTCTCAGTGGATATTTACACTTTGAACCCAAAGCTGACAGAAACCCTTTTCCACCCACCTTAATGTGTCATGGTACAAATGACCCTATTGTTCCCATTCAAGGGGCAAGAGATGCTAAACAAAAATTGGAAGGGGTGGGAGTAAATGTGACTTATAAAGAATATGACATGGCCCATGAGATTATTCCTTTAGAAATCAATGTAATTCGTGATTTTGTTTTAAAACAGATTAATCAATAATTATAAAAAATTGGTCTTATGTATTTAACAAATAAAGATGAAATTCAAGATATTATTCTTGATTTGAAAGAGGCAGAGATACTCTGGGTTGACACAGAAGTTGCTGATTATAAAACCAAAAATCCTCGATTGTCATTAATTCAAGTTTTAGCTTACCCTAATAATGTGGATGGTAGCAGAACATATATTTTTGATGTGTTAAATAAACCTGAGATAACTGATTTTTTTATTGAGCATATTATGAGTAATAAGGGTATTAGAAAAGTATTTCATAATGCCCAATATGATCTGAGATTTTTAGGAAAAAGGGAAGCAAAAAATATTTTTTGTACCTTTGAATTAGCCAAGAGTATTCCCCATCATATTTTACCCGTTAAAAGTAAATCTTTGAAAAAATTAACCGAATATTTTACTGATTTTCAAGATATTGATAAAGACGAACAGGGCGGAGATTGGGGAATCAGACCATTAACTCAAAATCAGATCAAGTATGCTCAGATGGATTGTGTTTATTTAGCCCAAGTTTATAAATATTTATCAGTATTGAATGACACCATGCAAGAGGAAAATAATAGTTTGGAGAGTTTATCTCAAAGGTATAAAGAATTAGAGGAACAATGGTTATTATTAAATTCAGAAATTGAGTATTTAAAGGATAAAATTAAACAAATAATGATTGAAGAGAATATAGAAAAAAGTGATTTGTTTCGGTTATCACGGGTAGAAAGAAATACTGTTAGAACTAATTTACAGGATTTAGTTCATTTAGTGGAAGAAAAGGAAAATGAATTAAATTTTTCCATTAAGTTAACTAATGACATTAAAAAAATTTTAGGTCAGAATTTAGATTATTTAAATACGGAGGTGGAGACAAGTGTTTTTTATACTTTAAAAACTATCGATTAAAAAATTGTCTAATAAATGAGTCAGATAGGTTATGAGATATTTAAATAAATTGGCTCTGTTGAATAACTTAAAATGGTTATAGAATAAACTATTAACATCATGTCTATTCTTAATCGAAATAAACCATTTTTTACTTACCCATTATCAATTATTTTCTGTGGCTAAAATAAAAGGAATCAAAACAAAGTATAAAAAACAGTGGCAAGGGCAACTAGAGGAGTATATCACCGCCCTAGATTGGTCTATAAATGGAGATTTGGCGATCGCCTCTGCGGGGGGAGAAGTAACCCTCAAATGGTCACATAACGACCATACAGCAAACCTTTTAACCCCTTCTGATACTAATTGTCAACCCGTAGATTGCCTAGGTTTTTCTAGTCAAGGAAATTTTCTGGCCGTGGGTGCCGAGGATGGAAAATTAAGAATTTGGCAAATAATTCCCGAACTTAGTTTAAAAGAAACCCTTGATTTTCCCAAACAATGGTTAGAACATTTACACTGGCATCCCCATCAAGCCCTTGTCGCTTTTAGTTTTGGTCATTATGTCCAAGTATGGAATGCGGAAGATAACCAAGTTATTACCACCCTACCCCTCAACTCATCAGTATTGGATTTACAGTGGCATCCCTCTGGGGAATATCTTGCCGTGGCAATTAATGGAGGGATGTGTATTTGGACGGTAGAAAATTGGGATGATGATCCTTTTTTTGCAGAAATGGATGGTGCTTGTAATAAAATTTCTTGGTCTGGGGATGGTAATTATTTGGCTGGAAATTGTTTTGATAATAGTGTTTGGTTGTGGTGTTGGGAAAATTTGGAAACTTGGCATTTATCAGGTTTTGGCGGGAAAATTCGCAGTCTCAGTTGGTCAACTTCCCCTGCTGATTTCGCTCCCTTATTAGCCATTTCTTGTTTTAATGCGATTATTCTTTGGAAAAAAGCCGAAAATGATAGTGATGGTTGGGCATCTTTACCTTTACAAGCCCATAATGGCATTGTGGAAAATGTTATCTTTCATCCTCAAAATCTGTCTTTTGTTTCTGCTGATGATGAGGGGGTTTTATTTTTCTGGAGTCAAGAGAGGGGAATTGAACAACGATTTATTGAAGAAAATGACGGTTTTAGCTCGATGGCATGGTTACATGATGGTAGTAAATTAGTAGCAGGGGGAGAAAACGGGAAAGTAACTGTCTGGCAAAGGGTGGAGGAAAAAAAAGGTAAAGGTTTTGCCTGATCAGAAATGGACAAAATGAAGATAATCAAAAGTATGGTGAAAAGCAAAATATAGAATTAATGGCAAAAGTAAAACTAGATAACATCACCCGTAAAATTAACCAAACTACCATCGTTGAAAATATTAGTTTTGAAATTCCTGATGGAGAGTTATGGGTATTGGTAGGGCCTTCTGGATGTGGTAAATCTACTATATTAAGGTGTATTTCGGGTTTGGAAAGTATTAGTCAGGGCAACTTATATTTTGATGATGTGGTTGTTAATCAAATTCCTGCCAGACAAAGGGATGTGGCAATGGTATTCCAAAATTATGCCCTCTATCCTCATCTTACGGTGGCTCAAAACTTGGGTTTTGGTCTGAAAATGCGTAAGGTTAACCCTTCTGTTATTGAGGAGAAAGTTAATTTTGTTTCCCAAATTCTGAATATTAATCATCTTTTGTATCGTAAACCCAAACAACTTTCTGGAGGACAACAACAACGGGTTGCTTTGGGTAGGGCAATTATTCGACAACCCCAAGTATTTTTACTTGATGAACCATTATCGAATCTTGATGCTAAATTAAGGGAACAAACTCGCACAGAGTTAAAAAAACTCCATCATCAGGTGGGTATTACTACTATCTATGTTACCCATGATCAAGTAGAAGCTATGACTTTGGGCGATCGCATTGTAGTATTAGACAAAGGTATCGTACAACAAATAGGCAGTCCCAACGAAATATATAATTCTCCTGCCAATCGCATGGTCGCTACTTTTTTGGGAAGTCCTCCCATGAATATTATTCCTGTTTCCTATGTCCAAGGGAGATGGTTTATTTCTGACACGGAATATCTCACTCTAGCATCTAATATCAGCGAAAAGTTGCCTTTAAATCAGAAAAAAAATTGGGATCTTGGTATTCGTCCAGAATTTATTACTATTAATAACCAGGACAATATCAATAATAGTCTTAAAGTGATTATTGATATTATTGAGCCTTTAGGAAAAGAAATGTTAGTTAGAGGTACTATTTTAAACAGTAATATTCCTCTTACTTTTGAGTTACCGATTAACCATCCCATTAATAATAATGATATTGTTTCTGTTCAATTGGATGAAAACAAAATTTTCTTTTTTGATACCATCACAGGAGCCAGAATTAATTAACATTTCGTCTTTTGTAAATTTCTATAACAAAAAGGCTTTTGGGCTTGGCTTATAGGCTCTCAGATGGTATACTTATTTTATAATGGGAACATACTCTTTTAAAAGTAAAAATACACGGATTTCCATTATATAAAATACATTTTTATTATCCCTGTTCTTAGGGTAAAAGTCAAGAAAAAAACGGATTTTTGATACAATTTTTAACAAAAAAAATAATCCTAGTCAGTTTGGCAAATAATTTGCCTTTGGCGATCAAATAAAATGACTTTTATTTCAGTCTTAAAGGTGGAATGCTTGGCAATATATTCCTGAGACTTCCTTTTGATTCTTTCTCCCATAAATTGATAAATTTGCTCTACCCAATGAGTATTATTTTCACTGTCAAAATCTCTCAATATTTCCAAAGCTGATTCTGTAGTAGAAGCCTCAAATATCTTTTTAATAATTGCTTGTGGTAAACCAAGGTAAGAGGCGATCGCACTTAAAATTTCCAAACGACCATCCGCCAAATGATGATGGGTATGGAAAATCCCCCCTGCCAACTTAACCAACTTGCCATGATAACCAAGGATAGTAATAGACTTAACCCCTACGGTAGACGCATTAACCAACATCGAACCCAACCAATTAGCAGTTTTCACCAATTGACCAGATTCAAAACCCATTTTCAGAGCTAAATCTAAACCATTCTCCCCGATACAAAAAATTAGATGATCAAACTCCCTCGCCTTTGTTACCAACTCCTGCTGATATAAATCCAATTGTGCCTTACTCGTCAGGGGTTGAGAAATGCCTGTCGTGCCTAATAAAGAAAGCCCATCCACCACCCCAAAGGCTTCGTTAGAAGTTCTTTGAGCCAGAATTTTTCCCTCGGGTAAAATGATTTTAACCTCTACTATGGCTGAACTTTTGAGATTATTTAAAATATTACATTCTAACAACTTTTGAGCATAGCTATAAATGGCAGATTTGTTGTTTTGTTTGACTATTTTTCCAACCCCTTCCCCTCCTTCAATAATTAACTTTGTCTCCGAATGGGGAGTTAATTTAACGGTTGCCCAAATAGGAGTATTTTTAGTAAGATCAAGGTTTTCCCCCGGATCAGATCTGGTAATTGCTAAGGCTTGACTTTTACCTATTAAGGCTACTTGTTCGATGGTAATTAAAGCTGTTTCTGGAGGAGTTATTAATTCAACTTCTACCTGATTTGGATTAATGTTTTCTTGTAAATAATGAAGACAGGCAACGACGGAAGCAGTGGCAAAAACTGGTAATGTATATCCACTATTAAGCATTTTATTTTTTTTGTTCAAATATTGATAAGATAAAAGTTAGGCAGTGCTGAAAAAGTAAAATCGTAATGTTAGCAAAAAGAATATTA
The sequence above is a segment of the Cyanobacterium stanieri PCC 7202 genome. Coding sequences within it:
- a CDS encoding hypothetical protein (KEGG: cyu:UCYN_07140 hypothetical protein~SPTR: Similarity. Hypothetical start); protein product: MQVLLIKVTIFFLFFPAFSGLAIRLFEGRDLSYRLLCLGLMLFCMEQCRMAIVDLTDYFLAKTQCNNYRLSFYFNVLWITIALELVGFYYCFFALNLGSIIVLLSQVWFNSFARIKITTKNNQINIIPWGIKKRIGELLGAFLGITLVTLWTINFYPLLMGFFMLSMMVIFMILKYILPWFKTTFGNG
- a CDS encoding WD-40 repeat-containing protein (PFAM: WD domain, G-beta repeat~COGs: COG2319 FOG: WD40 repeat~InterPro IPR001680:IPR019781:IPR019782:IPR017986~KEGG: cyc:PCC7424_3190 WD-40 repeat protein~PFAM: WD40 repeat, subgroup~SPTR: WD-40 repeat protein), translating into MAKIKGIKTKYKKQWQGQLEEYITALDWSINGDLAIASAGGEVTLKWSHNDHTANLLTPSDTNCQPVDCLGFSSQGNFLAVGAEDGKLRIWQIIPELSLKETLDFPKQWLEHLHWHPHQALVAFSFGHYVQVWNAEDNQVITTLPLNSSVLDLQWHPSGEYLAVAINGGMCIWTVENWDDDPFFAEMDGACNKISWSGDGNYLAGNCFDNSVWLWCWENLETWHLSGFGGKIRSLSWSTSPADFAPLLAISCFNAIILWKKAENDSDGWASLPLQAHNGIVENVIFHPQNLSFVSADDEGVLFFWSQERGIEQRFIEENDGFSSMAWLHDGSKLVAGGENGKVTVWQRVEEKKGKGFA
- a CDS encoding phospholipase/Carboxylesterase (PFAM: Phospholipase/Carboxylesterase~COGs: COG0400 esterase~InterPro IPR003140~KEGG: cyh:Cyan8802_4488 phospholipase/carboxylesterase~PFAM: phospholipase/Carboxylesterase~SPTR: Phospholipase/Carboxylesterase); translated protein: MNLDTIIHSPPAGQETKYIFVLLHGWGANYHDLSSLPPLLDLPHCQYIFPNAPYAHPQVPEGKAWYALENNNHGIKESVDTFYRWLLTLEDTTNIPLNKTIVGGFSQGGAMSLDVGLQLPVAGVCSLSGYLHFEPKADRNPFPPTLMCHGTNDPIVPIQGARDAKQKLEGVGVNVTYKEYDMAHEIIPLEINVIRDFVLKQINQ
- a CDS encoding Nitrilase/cyanide hydratase and apolipoprotein N-acyltransferase (PFAM: Carbon-nitrogen hydrolase~COGs: COG0388 amidohydrolase~InterPro IPR003010:IPR001110~KEGG: mar:MAE_51130 nitrilase-like protein~PFAM: Nitrilase/cyanide hydratase and apolipoprotein N-acyltransferase~SPTR: Genome sequencing data, contig C317;~manually curated), which codes for MKSYLAAAVCMTSTPDVEANLNQAEELIELAVNQGAKLIGLPENFSFLGRDEDKIAQVETIATKSEKFLIRMAQRFQVTILGGGFPTPLKGDRTKAYNTAMLVDANGMELARYNKVHLFDVNVPDGNNYQESKTVMAGDALPPVYDGKDLGKIGLSICYDVRFPEVFRHLSRQGAEVMFIPAAFTAYTGKDHWQVLLQARAIENTCYVVAPAQTGNHYARRCSHGHAVVVDPWGGIIASTGSQIGVAIGEINPQRLQQVRLQMPSLQHRVFN
- a CDS encoding 3'-5' exonuclease (PFAM: 3'-5' exonuclease~COGs: COG0349 Ribonuclease D~InterPro IPR002562~KEGG: npu:Npun_F5743 3'-5' exonuclease~PFAM: 3'-5' exonuclease~SMART: 3'-5' exonuclease~SPTR: 3'-5' exonuclease), which translates into the protein MYLTNKDEIQDIILDLKEAEILWVDTEVADYKTKNPRLSLIQVLAYPNNVDGSRTYIFDVLNKPEITDFFIEHIMSNKGIRKVFHNAQYDLRFLGKREAKNIFCTFELAKSIPHHILPVKSKSLKKLTEYFTDFQDIDKDEQGGDWGIRPLTQNQIKYAQMDCVYLAQVYKYLSVLNDTMQEENNSLESLSQRYKELEEQWLLLNSEIEYLKDKIKQIMIEENIEKSDLFRLSRVERNTVRTNLQDLVHLVEEKENELNFSIKLTNDIKKILGQNLDYLNTEVETSVFYTLKTID
- a CDS encoding Creatininase (PFAM: Creatinine amidohydrolase~COGs: COG1402 Uncharacterized protein putative amidase~InterPro IPR003785~KEGG: cyc:PCC7424_3599 creatininase~PFAM: Creatininase~SPTR: Creatininase); amino-acid sequence: MQLHQSTWQEVETYLSQSKGIIIPIGSTEQHGPTGLIGTDAICAEKVAHGVGEEASAMVAPTINVGMALHHTAFPGTISLRPSTMIVYIKDYLTSLARAGFQRFFFINGHGGNIATLKATFSECYDHFATLNIPEQEKIKCTVANWFMIRDVYMLAKELYGDQEGSHATPSEVALTQFVYPEMIKTAPLEKEVAKGHPIYGASNFRRCYPDGRMGSNPSLATPEHGQRFYELAVKNLTQSYLEFIS